DNA from Streptomyces sp. Edi4:
TCTACACGGCCCGTGGCGTCAACTTCGCCCTCATCATGACGCCGTTCACCTCCGCGCCCCTGCTCGGCGCCGACCCCGCGCTCGCCGATGATCCCCGGGTCACCGCCGTCATGCCGCCGTGGGACACCCAGGCCGTGCGAACGGCGGCCACCGCGGCGCCCACCGGGGCCCAACTGGCCACCCTGCGCACCGAGACGGACGTCTACCGTCGCGTCATGGACGGGGGCGGACTGATCGCGCTCGGCACGGACCAGCCCCTCGTCCCCGTCGGGCTCTCCCTGCACCTGGGACTGCGGGCCCTGCACCGGGGCGGGTTCTCGCCGGTCGAGGCCCTGCGCACCGCGACGGTCCACCCGGCCCGGCTCTTCGGTCTCGACAAGGACCTCGGTACGGTCGAGCGCGGCAAGCTCGCCGACCTCACCCTCATCGACGGCGACCCGTTCGACGACTTCGACTCCCTGGTGCGCACGAGTGGGACGCTCAGGGGAGGTGTGCCGTACACGACGGCCGATCTGGTCGCCGCCTTCGAGCCGCACGACAGGCACACGGCCGCGCGGGGCGAGGACTGGCTGGCGGTGGGCCGGCTGATGCGGCGCGACGGCTGCTGTGACGCGGGCCTGTGACACGGCGGGGCCGGGCCACCCCTGGGGGCCCGGCCCGGTGCCCGCGGGCACCGCGACGGTCAGCCGAGCGCCGCGAGTCCCTTCGCCAGGTCCTCCCCGTCCATGACCGGTGAGAGGTCGACCTTGGCGTCGAGGTCCTGGAGCAGCGGCTCGACGGCCTTCGGGATCCCCGACGGGTCGGCGAGGTCGAAGACGATCAGCGCGGTACGGCAGCCGCCCTCCGCGGTGAAGTAGGCGGCCTCGGGGCGCAGCGTCTCCATCATCGTCCGCATGCGCTTGGGCAGAGTGCCGTCGCGGATGGCTTCGTTGGTCTTGTGGGTGTCGAGCTGAGCCTTCAGCAGTACGCGCATGACACTCACCTCTCCCCGGCCGGGCGGGTGCGCTGATGTACCGGTGGCGTCCGGCCGCGTTCACCTCAAGCCTGCCCCTTTCGTCCGGGTGACTCAACGCGTGCCCCGAACAGCGCACCAGGACGGGCGGCCGGGCCGGGTCCCGGCTGCAATGGACGGGTGACCGCGCCTCCCGACGACTGCCTCGCGCACAACGACTGGATCTGCGGCGCCTACCTGTCGAGCCGCCGCCACATCCTGTGGGACGCGGTGCTCCAGCACCTCCAGCTCACGGCGCTCTCCGTGCTGTTCGGCCTGATCATCGCGGTGCCCCTGGCCATCGCCGCCCGCCGCTGGCGCTGGGCCTCGGGCCCCGTCCTCGGGGTGACGACCGTGCTGTACACCATCCCTTCCCTCGCCATGTTCTCGCTGCTGCTCCCCGTGTACGGACTCTCCGCCTCGATCGTCGTCGCGGGCCTGGTCCTGTACTCCTTGACGCTGCTCGTACGCAACATCCTGGCCGGCCTGCGCGCCGTGCCCGAGGACACCCGGCAGGCGGCCCGGGGCATGGGCTACGGACCGGTACGGCTGCTCCTGGCCGTGGAGCTGCCGCTCGCCCTGCCCGCCGCCATGGCGGGGCTGCGCATCGCCACCGTCTCGGCGGTGTCCCTGGTGACGGTGGGCGCCATCGTCGGCTACGGGGGGCTCGGCAATCTGATCTACGCCGGCATGAACACCTACTTCAAGGCGCAGGTGCTCACCGCGTCGGTCCTGTGCGTGCTGATCGCCGTCGCCGCCGACCTCGCGCTGCTCGCCGTCCAGCGGCTGCTGACCCCCTGGACGCGGGCGGCGCCGTCATGACGACGCTCGCCGACGCCTGGTCCTGGCTCACCTCGGCCGCCCACTGGTCGGGGGAGAACGGCATCTGGCACCGGCTCGGCGAACACCTCTGGCTCACCGCGCTGTGCCTCGTCCTGAGCTGTCTCATCGCGCTGCCGGTGGCGCTGGTCCTCGGCCATCTGGGCAAGGGCGGCACGCTCGCCGTCAACGTCTCCAACGTGGGGCGCGCCGTGCCCACCTTCGCCGTCCTCGTCCTGCTCCTGCTCACCCCGCTGGGCCGGCACGGCGAGTGGCCGACCATCATCGCCCTGATCCTCTTCGCCGTACCGCCCCTGCTCACCAACGCCTACGTCGGCATGCGCGAGGTCGACCGCGACGTGGTGCGGGCGGCCCGGGGCATGGGCATGACCGGGCGCCAGCTCCTGCTCCGCGTCGAGCTGCCGCTCGCGCTGCCACTGATCCTCACCGGCGTACGCGTCGCCGCCGTCCAGCTCGTCGCGACCGCCACGCTCGCGGCCCTCGCGGGCGGTGGCGGTCTCGGACGGATCATCACCGCCGGGTTCAACCTGGCCTCCACGCCGCAAGTGGTCGCGGGCGCCCTCCTCGTGGCGGTGTTCGCGCTCGTCGTCGAGGGGATCTTCGAAGCCGTCCAGCGCCTCGCCCCGCACTGGGCCAGAGGCGGGACAGGATGAGGCCGCGCCTGCTTCCCGCCGTCCTCGCCCTGATCGCGGTCACGGCCTGCGCGGGCGGCCCGAGCCTGGAGCAGCAGGGCTCGGTGACCGCGCCGCCCGGCGACAGCAGGCATCTGACGATCGGCTCGGCCGGATTCACCGAGAGCGACCTCCTGGCGCAGATGTACGCGCTGCTCCTTGACCAGGCCGGCTACCACACGAAGATCCTCTCGGTCACCAACCGGGAGATCTACGAACCCGCCCTGGAGAGCGGCCAGATCGACGTGGTGGCCGAGTACGCGGCGACCTTCGCCGACTGGCTGAACGCCAAGGCCCACGGCGCCGACGCCGAGCCCGTGGGTTCACCCGACCTCGGCCGCACCATGGCGGCCCTGCGCGCCCTCGCCGCGCCGCGCGGTCTGACCGTCCTCGACCCGGGCAGGGCCGTCGACCAGAACGCCTTCGCGGTGGCGCGGACCTACGCGCGCCGGCACGGGCTCAGGACACTGAGCGACCTCGGCGCCGCGAAGCTTCCGGTGCGGCTCGCGGCCGGGGACGAGTGCGTGCAACGCCCGTACTGCGAGCCCGGGTTGAAGAAGACGTACGGCATCGACGTCACGGCGGTCGACCCCAAGGGGGTCGGGACCACCCAGGCCAAGCAGGCCGTGCAGAGCGGTCAGGACCAGATGGTCCTCACCACCACGACGGACGCCACGCTCGACGCCTTCGGCCTGGTGCTGCTCGCCGACGACAAACACCTTCAGAACGCGGACTGCATCGTGCCGGTGGTCAATCGCTCGCGGGCGGGCGGCAAGGGCGTGACGGACGCGCTGGGCAGACTCAACACCGTGCTCACGACCGCGGACCTCGCCCGGCTGAACGAACAGGTCGACAGCTGGCGCCGGCTGCCGCAGGACGTGGCGAGGACGTACCTGAAGTCCAAGGGGTTGATCCGAGGGGGGTGATTGGCGCTCCGGGGCCCGCCCGGGTTTGGGGCGGAGCCCCTGGAACCCCCCTCACGCGTCCGCGACGGAGTCGAAATCGACCTCCGCCCGCTCCACCCCCAACGCATCCGCGTCCACCGACCGCCGCAGCGCCTCGTGCAGCTTCGCCGGGGTCAGGACGCCGACGAAGCGCGCGCCGTCCAGTACCGCGACCCAGCCCGCGTCGTACTGCAACATCTCGCTGAACGCCTGCTTGAGCGGGGCGCCGACCGGCACCCACGCCTCCATGCGCCGGGCCAGATCCGCGACCGCGCCCGGTCCGGCCGACGAAAGCTCCTCCGTGCCGACCCACCCGTGCAGGTCGCCCTCCTCGTTGAGCACCACCGCCCAGCGCGCGCCCTCGGCCCGCAGCCGGGCCGATGCGGCCCCGGCGGGCTCGTCGAGGCGTACGACCGGCGGCTGCTCCACATCGTCCGGCTCGACGGTCGTCACCGAAAGCCGCTTCAACCCCCGGTCCGCGCCCACGAATTGCGCCACGTAGGAGGTGGCGGGCGCGCCGAGGACCGAGGCCGGGGTGTCGAACTGCTCGATGCGCCCCGACCCGTACACCGCCATCCGGTCGCCCATCCGGACCGCCTCCTCGATGTCGTGCGTGACGAGCAGGACCGTCTTGCGCACCGTCGCCTGAAGGCCGAGGAATTCGTTCTGCAGCCGCTCACGCA
Protein-coding regions in this window:
- a CDS encoding ABC transporter substrate-binding protein — protein: MRPRLLPAVLALIAVTACAGGPSLEQQGSVTAPPGDSRHLTIGSAGFTESDLLAQMYALLLDQAGYHTKILSVTNREIYEPALESGQIDVVAEYAATFADWLNAKAHGADAEPVGSPDLGRTMAALRALAAPRGLTVLDPGRAVDQNAFAVARTYARRHGLRTLSDLGAAKLPVRLAAGDECVQRPYCEPGLKKTYGIDVTAVDPKGVGTTQAKQAVQSGQDQMVLTTTTDATLDAFGLVLLADDKHLQNADCIVPVVNRSRAGGKGVTDALGRLNTVLTTADLARLNEQVDSWRRLPQDVARTYLKSKGLIRGG
- a CDS encoding ABC transporter permease; this encodes MTAPPDDCLAHNDWICGAYLSSRRHILWDAVLQHLQLTALSVLFGLIIAVPLAIAARRWRWASGPVLGVTTVLYTIPSLAMFSLLLPVYGLSASIVVAGLVLYSLTLLVRNILAGLRAVPEDTRQAARGMGYGPVRLLLAVELPLALPAAMAGLRIATVSAVSLVTVGAIVGYGGLGNLIYAGMNTYFKAQVLTASVLCVLIAVAADLALLAVQRLLTPWTRAAPS
- a CDS encoding ABC transporter permease, giving the protein MTTLADAWSWLTSAAHWSGENGIWHRLGEHLWLTALCLVLSCLIALPVALVLGHLGKGGTLAVNVSNVGRAVPTFAVLVLLLLTPLGRHGEWPTIIALILFAVPPLLTNAYVGMREVDRDVVRAARGMGMTGRQLLLRVELPLALPLILTGVRVAAVQLVATATLAALAGGGGLGRIITAGFNLASTPQVVAGALLVAVFALVVEGIFEAVQRLAPHWARGGTG
- a CDS encoding betaine/proline/choline family ABC transporter ATP-binding protein — encoded protein: MIRFEQVSKVYPDGTRAVDDLSFEVAEGELVTLVGPSGCGKTTTMMMVNRLIEPTSGRILVDGEDIATLDPVKLRRRIGYVIQQVGLFPHRTVLDNTATVPALVGWKRGRARTRAAELLDLVGLDPATYGPRYPAQLSGGQRQRVGVARALAADPPVLLMDEPFGAVDPVVRERLQNEFLGLQATVRKTVLLVTHDIEEAVRMGDRMAVYGSGRIEQFDTPASVLGAPATSYVAQFVGADRGLKRLSVTTVEPDDVEQPPVVRLDEPAGAASARLRAEGARWAVVLNEEGDLHGWVGTEELSSAGPGAVADLARRMEAWVPVGAPLKQAFSEMLQYDAGWVAVLDGARFVGVLTPAKLHEALRRSVDADALGVERAEVDFDSVADA